The proteins below come from a single Mya arenaria isolate MELC-2E11 chromosome 6, ASM2691426v1 genomic window:
- the LOC128237521 gene encoding baculoviral IAP repeat-containing protein 3-like, producing MEGIRENQFDSHGANGNLKSKALSYQGKHIARDTVVDQMKNEWARFGSFYKLQEKMDASFVRLAQSGFFYNGEKDFMQCFSCGVKNNEWPMELTVDEIHKQLQPKCPFMNKLDKSNIPIHHRDCDSETETQKIPEESASGGPDDLVTGPDKHGIPVKDFESINIKQSYDAINIAQAGFPNTSELERGAVDSIYCERRETTLIPQSCAKYPDYDSKTARLATFISWAFSHIITSNLLADAGLFYTGVADCVRCFSCGGGMRNWEAGDDPWIEHARWFPNCEFVQQKKGQSFIDSCRLVGAFGGSDEQEYVVYSNSQDFPQTQTQSNTDCDEDLLKELQDMGFPRSSIDNALNNLRRINSGPVQPDEAVEYLISSAEICSHQPLSEYHSQKSLTPPPEDEDHDEHEHSTKYKTEVLKSEVLLKESEVNPNEVAKKLKYENEQLKQQMMCKVCMDKDACVVFLPCGHLVACVECASVLRKCAICRKVIKGTVRAYMS from the exons ATGGAAGGTATACGCGAAAATCAGTTTGACTCTCACGGTGCAAATGGAAATTTAAAGAGCAAGGCGTTGTCGTATCAGGGGAAGCATATTGCACGCGATACAGTTGTCgatcaaatgaaaaatgaatggGCACGGTTTGGATCCTTTTACAAGCTGCAAGAGAAGATGGATGCAAGTTTCGTTAGGTTGGCACAAAGTGGATTTTTCTACAACGGGGAAAAGGATTTCATGCAATGTTTCAGTTGTGGAGTTAAAAATAATGAGTGGCCGATGGAACTGACTGTCGATGAAATACATAAACAGTTGCAGCCAAAGTGTCCGTTTATGAATAAATTAGACAAGTCTAACATTCCTATTCATCATAGAGACTGTGATTCTGAAACGGAAACCCAGAAAATTCCAGAAGAATCAGCTAGTGGTGGACCTGACGATTTAGTCACCGGGCCGGATAAACACGGGATTCCCGTTAAAGATTTTGAAtctataaatatcaaacaaagtTACGATGCTATAAATATCGCGCAAGCTGGATTTCCAAATACAAGCGAATTGGAGCGTGGAGCAGTCGATTCAATATATTGCGAGAGACGGGAGACAACTCTTATACCCCAAAGTTGTGCGAAATACCCTGACTACGACTCAAAGACTGCTAGATTGGCCACCTTTATAAGTTGGGCGTTCTCCCATATCATTACTTCAAATCTGTTGGCGGATGCTGGTCTGTTCTACACAG gGGTTGCCGATTGTGTCCGCTGTTTCTCTTGCGGTGGAGGCATGCGCAATTGGGAGGCTGGTGACGATCCTTGGATTGAGCATGCGCGCTGGTTCCCGAACTGCGAGTTCGTGCAGCAAAAGAAGGGGCAGAGTTTCATCGATTCATGTCGACTTGTTGGAGCATTCGGGGGCTCAGATGAACAAGAATACGTCGTCTACTCTAATTCTCAAGACTTCCCCCAAACGCAAACGCAATCAAATACTGACTGTGATGAAGATCTACTCAAAGAACTTCAAGATATGGGTTTTCCAAGAAGTTCCATTGACAATGCCTTAAATAATTTACGCAGAATAAATTCCg GACCAGTTCAGCCCGATGAGGCTGTCGAGTACTTGATTTCCTCTGCTGAAATCTGCTCACATCAACCTCTTTCGGAGTATCACTCGCAGAAGTCCTTAACACCACCCCCTGAGGACGAAGATCACGATGAGCACGAACACTCTACTAAATATAAGACAGAGGTTCTCAAGAGTGAAGTTCTTCTCAAGGAAAGCGAAGTTAACCCGAATGAAG TTGCCAAAAAGCTGAAGTATGAAAACGAGCAATTGAAGCAGCAAATGATGTGCAAAGTATGCATGGACAAAGACGCCTGCGTCGTGTTTTTGCCATGTGGCCACTTGGTGGCTTGTGTAGAATGCGCAAGTGTGCTGCGAAAGTGTGCCATATGTCGCAAAGTCATAAAAGGGACGGTTCGAGCTTACATGTCGTAG